DNA sequence from the Bradyrhizobium diazoefficiens genome:
ACTCAAGCTCGTCACCCCGCGCGCGCATGAGCACCGCGGCTCGCAGGTCTCCTTCGCCTTCGAGGGCGGCTATGCCGCGATGCAGGCCCTGATCGCCCGCGGCGTGATCGGCGATTTCCGCGCGCCAGATATCATGCGGTTTGGGATTACACCGCTTTATATCGGAGAGGATGAGATTTTCCGTGCTGCCGAGATCATCGAGGAGGTGATCGCAGGCGACGTGTGGCGCCGGCCGGAATACCAGGTCGTCAACGCGGTGACGTGAGGAAGGGCCCCGCCCAGCTATGACCTCCGAGGTCATTGCTTTGCCACGCGAAGCCATTCACGCTGACAACAAGGAATTGGGAGGAGATCTGATGACGCCGCTCGAGAGACTTAAAGCGATGAAGATGCCGTTTGCCGAGCTCAAGGGCGTCGAATTTGTCGAAGCCGAGAAGGATCGCGTGGTGGCGCGGATGACGGTGCGGCCCGATCTCTGCACCTTGCATCACACCATCCATGGCGGCGCGGTGATGGCTCTTGCAGATTCCGTCGGCGCGGCCGCGACGGTGATCAATCTGCCTGAGGACGCCAAGGGCACGACCACGCTGGAGAGCAAGACCAATTTCGTCGGCGGGGCCAAGGAGGGAACCACTGTCATTGCCACCGCCACCCCGGTTCACCGGGGCCGCCGAACCCAGGTCTGGACGACCCGGTTGGAGACAGAGGACGGCAAGCTGGTCGCTGTGGTGACCCAGACGCAGCTGGTCCTCTAGGACTACGGAGCTTTGGTTTTATTAACGAATTGGTGGCTTCCGCCGCCTCAAAATTGAGCAGGTCCTACCTTGAAAATCTTGCTGCGATGCACAATATAGGGAGCCTAGGGATTCGAACGCCTCCTCGAGGGACACCAAGAGGAGTTTTGACGTGGTACTTGAAGACACTCTCCGCACCGCTCCGGGCTATGTGCGGACCTTGATCCAGCAGGAAGAATTGCCGCTGCTGCGCGATCACCTGCTTAGACTCGATCCCCAAAGCCGGCATGACCGCTTCAACGGTTTTCTCGACGACAGCTTCATCGAGCGTTACGCCGCGCGCTGCGCCGAGGACGGCACCGTGATCGTCGCCTACATCGTCGACGGCGTGGTGCGTGGTGCGGCCGAATTGCACCCGCCGGAGGGCGATTCGCTGCCCGAAGTCGCCTTCAGCGTGGAAGCGTCCGCGCGCCGTCAGAACGTCGGCACCGTGCTGTTCAGCCGCCTGATCGCGGAAGCGCGTTGGAAGGGCTACAAGAGCCTGCGCATCACCACGGGCGCGGAGAATCACGCCATGCGGGCGCTCGCCAAGAAGTTCGGCGCGCATCTGCAGTTCCGCTATGGCGAATCGACCGGCACGATTGATCTTGCCAAGACGCCCGAGGCCGAACTTGCTGATCTTGCCGCAGCGCCGTTCAAGGCGGGACGAGCGATTCTCAACTTCAACTCGACCTGCTGGAAGCTGATCTCCAGCATGTACGGCAATCGCGCGGCCTGAAATTGAAGGCCTGAATCAAAAAAGCGGACCGGCCAGGCCAGTCCGCTTTTTTTATTGAAGCTGAGGATATAAAAGCTCAGGTGCCGGTGCGCTTGTTGCCGAAGCGGCGGACGACACGGCGTTCAACCACCACGGAGCGCTGCGCACCCTGTTCGCCGGCGATCACGCGCGTGGCGGTGATGCGGCTGTTGGTGCGGGCCTGTTTCTTGACCTCGGCCTGAACGATTTCCAGCGGCATCCCCATCAGGGCTGCGGCGATCTCGGCCTGCTGCTCCTGGTCGTCGGTGATGCCGACAGCGGCGAAGATCGCCTCATCCAGCGTGGGCGGGTCGTGGCGGACACGCCGCGTGCCATATTTGGTATTCCAGTCTGCGCTCATAACGGCCTCTTTTGATGCCGGGATACCTAGTGCTGTACATGTTGCATTGCAATATGAAATCGGTGTGGCAGCTCAGCTATGCACCGGTCGGGTGTCACGCCGGTGACGGGACACCGGCATCAATCTCAACGCGTTGCTGTGGCCAGCGCTTCAGCGCCGCACGCCCTGCCTCGGTCAGCCCGTAGATTCCCCGGTCGGCACGCTCGAACCAGCCATACACATTGTGAAGCAAGATCTTGCCGGCATCAGGACAGCGTTGGCGCAAATCGCGCACGCGCCGCGGGCCTGTGGCGAGCTCTGATGCGCAGGCCAGCGCCTGCTGTCGATAGGCCGTCATGATCGGCGCGCGGGTGCTGCCGCCGGGCACGGGATCACCTTGGCGGCGCTGATGCTCCGTCACGAGCCGCGAGCGCGTCTTCGGTTCACGGCGGGGAGCAGCCGTCGGTGGCTTCACCAGCACCTCGACCTGACCGCGGTCGGTCACCCCGAGCATGCCGAATCCAAGGCGACGACAGAGATTGCGATAGCGTGCGTCGCTCTCGCGGCCCTTGCCGCGCACCGACATCTTTGCCGCAATCCACACCTCGTCGCCCGCTGGCGCGCGATCGACCGCTTGCAGGATCAGTTCGAGGTTGAATGAAAGC
Encoded proteins:
- a CDS encoding PaaI family thioesterase, which codes for MTPLERLKAMKMPFAELKGVEFVEAEKDRVVARMTVRPDLCTLHHTIHGGAVMALADSVGAAATVINLPEDAKGTTTLESKTNFVGGAKEGTTVIATATPVHRGRRTQVWTTRLETEDGKLVAVVTQTQLVL
- a CDS encoding GNAT family N-acetyltransferase, whose translation is MVLEDTLRTAPGYVRTLIQQEELPLLRDHLLRLDPQSRHDRFNGFLDDSFIERYAARCAEDGTVIVAYIVDGVVRGAAELHPPEGDSLPEVAFSVEASARRQNVGTVLFSRLIAEARWKGYKSLRITTGAENHAMRALAKKFGAHLQFRYGESTGTIDLAKTPEAELADLAAAPFKAGRAILNFNSTCWKLISSMYGNRAA
- a CDS encoding DUF2161 family putative PD-(D/E)XK-type phosphodiesterase, whose translation is METALYLPVKRFLEGLGFSVKGEIGGCDLVGLSAGDPPVVVIGELKLSFNLELILQAVDRAPAGDEVWIAAKMSVRGKGRESDARYRNLCRRLGFGMLGVTDRGQVEVLVKPPTAAPRREPKTRSRLVTEHQRRQGDPVPGGSTRAPIMTAYRQQALACASELATGPRRVRDLRQRCPDAGKILLHNVYGWFERADRGIYGLTEAGRAALKRWPQQRVEIDAGVPSPA